Part of the Thermococcus barossii genome is shown below.
GGAAAAGGCCCTTGTGCCGATGGCCACCAACACGAGTACCGGCGCGGTGTTTCAGACAACGACTTCGGCAACCCCCTCCGCCGCTCCAACCGCGTGGAATTCGGCTACCCCTGCAATTCTTGCCGTTGTGGCGTTCGTCTTAACGTTTCTCCTCGTTTCGTATCTCCTGAGACGCCGCACTTGAAGAAAGCTTTTTAAGTTTCTCTCCCAACCCCCGGTTGGCGAGGTGATAAAATGGCACCTAGGATAGCCGTGGGACAAGTGGTTAAGAGAAAGGCAGTCATCGTCAAGCCGGACGACACCGTCCACAGGGTCGCCAGGATTCTCTCAAAGAACAAGGTGGGAAGCGCGGTTGTTGTTAAAGACGACGAAATCGTTGGAATAATAACCGACCGCGACATACTCGACAAGGTCGTTGCGAAGGGGAGAGATCCCAAGACCGTCAAGGTCGAGGAGGTTATGACGAAGAACCCGATAACCATCGAGGACGACTATGAGGTTCAGGACGCGATTGACAAGATGATGGACAAGGGTATAAGAAGACTCCTCGTTACCAGGCTCGGAAGGCCGATAGGCTTCGTCACCGCCGCGGACCTTCTCGCTGCGCTCAACACGTACTCCGGTGGGAGCGAGGAGGAGACCAGCGAAGAAACGGAGGTCTACGGCATCTGCGAACTCTGCGGCCAGTACGGTCCCCTCTACAAGGTCTACATCGAGGGCGGCGAGAAGTGGATCTGTGAGAGCTGCAAGGACAGCCTCAACCTCTGACTCCCTTCAGTTCTTTCATAACTTCATCGAGCACCTCAGCGAAGGCCCTGTTCCTGTTCTCGACACTCAGCGTGTAGAGCTTTCCAAGGGGACGGAATTTATCGGCCATCTTCCTGTGGACGACCGCCAACAGCGGTTTCTCGGACTTCAGAACCTCGCCGATGACCCTAACAAACTCGTCGCTCTTGTACTCCATCGGGCCGATCTCATCTATGACTATTAGGTCAGCCTCAACAAGGGCGCGCCTTATCGCCGAAACGCCGACCCGCTCAAGCTCATCAACGTGGACGACGTACTTCCCTAAGGGAACACCTGGGAGGTGCGAGGTCCCTCTAACGCTGGCCAGGGTTCCCTCCTCTCCGGTGTCGAGGGCAGTAATCCTGAAGCCCACCCTCCTTCCACCCCTCCGCACCTCTCTTGTGATCATTCCACCGACGAGGTAGCCCCAGCGGTCGGCTTCCCTCGCGACCCTCTCCACCAGCGTCGTCTTCCCGACTCCCGCCGGGCCGGTAACGAATATCCTCAGCACCATTTCAACCACCGAAGGAGATTTAAGCTCCTCCCTTAAACCCTTTGGGGTGGTGGCTGTGGAGATGAGGTATAAGGCCGAGGAACTCACGAGGCTCCCCAGGAGTGTGCGCTATGAGCGCGGGAAGGTCATCATGATAGACCAGACCCTTCTGCCAAGGGAGTTTCGCATGATTGAGCTGAGAACCGTCGATGAAGTTGCCGATGCAATAATCACCATGAAGGTCCGCGGCGCTCCTGCCATAGGTGCGGCAGCAGCCTTCGGCCTGGCCCTCTACGCCGACACTTCAAAAGCCAAAACCAAGGATGAGTTCATGGATGGATTTTACCGGGCGTACGACAGGCTTAAGAACACCCGGCCAACCGCTGTGAACCTCTTCTGGGCGCTCAACAGGGTGAAGAAGCTCGTCGAGGAGCACCTTGAAGACCCACTCGACGAGATTAAGCGCATGATTGTCGCCGAGGCGCAGAGGATAGCGGACGAGGACGTCGAGGCCAACCTCAGGATGGGCCACTACGGTGCCGAGGCCCTTCCCGAGGGCAACGTCCTGACCCACTGCAACGCTGGCAGCTTGGCAACGGTCCAGCTCGGAACGGTTGGAGCCGTCCTGAGGGTAATGCACAGGGACGG
Proteins encoded:
- a CDS encoding NTPase gives rise to the protein MVLRIFVTGPAGVGKTTLVERVAREADRWGYLVGGMITREVRRGGRRVGFRITALDTGEEGTLASVRGTSHLPGVPLGKYVVHVDELERVGVSAIRRALVEADLIVIDEIGPMEYKSDEFVRVIGEVLKSEKPLLAVVHRKMADKFRPLGKLYTLSVENRNRAFAEVLDEVMKELKGVRG
- a CDS encoding CBS domain-containing protein yields the protein MAPRIAVGQVVKRKAVIVKPDDTVHRVARILSKNKVGSAVVVKDDEIVGIITDRDILDKVVAKGRDPKTVKVEEVMTKNPITIEDDYEVQDAIDKMMDKGIRRLLVTRLGRPIGFVTAADLLAALNTYSGGSEEETSEETEVYGICELCGQYGPLYKVYIEGGEKWICESCKDSLNL
- the mtnA gene encoding S-methyl-5-thioribose-1-phosphate isomerase, producing MRYKAEELTRLPRSVRYERGKVIMIDQTLLPREFRMIELRTVDEVADAIITMKVRGAPAIGAAAAFGLALYADTSKAKTKDEFMDGFYRAYDRLKNTRPTAVNLFWALNRVKKLVEEHLEDPLDEIKRMIVAEAQRIADEDVEANLRMGHYGAEALPEGNVLTHCNAGSLATVQLGTVGAVLRVMHRDGTLKLLWVDETRPVLQGARLSAWEYHYDGIPLKLIADNMAGFVMQQGKVDAIIIGADRIVANGDFANKIGTYTLAVLAKEHGIPFFTVAPLSTIDMSLKSGKEIPLEERKPEEVLTCGGCRIAPDVDVYNPAFDVTPHKYLTGIITDRGIVYPPFERNLKRLFRKE